Part of the Spiribacter salinus M19-40 genome, GGGTGTAGGGCACCACACAAAAACTGCAGTACTTGCTGCAGCCTTCCATGATGGACACAAACGCCGTCGGCCCGTCCGCCCGCGGTTCTGGCAGGCGATCGAACTTCTCGATTTCAGGGAAACTGACATCCACCACCGAGCGGCCGCTGGCCCGCGCCCGGGTCACCATGTCGGGCAGGCGATGCAGCGTCTGGGGGCCAAACACCAGATCAACAAACGGCGCCCGCTCGACAATGGCGGCACCCTCCTGGCTGGCGACACAGCCGCCCACGCCAATCAGCAGATCCGGATGATCGGCCTTGAGTTCGCGCCACCGGCCCAGCTCGGAGAAGACCTTCTCCTGGGCCTTCTCGCGGATCGAGCAGGTATTGAGCAGAATCACGTCCGCCTCTTCCGGCGTCTTGACCCGCTCATAGCCGCCCTCGGCCGCCAGAACATCCACCATCTTGACCGAGTCGTACTCGTTCATCTGGCAGCCGTGGGTGCGCACGTAAACCTTCTGTGTCATGGCCTGAAGAATACTAGGGCGCCGGGCCGCGAACAATGCGCGGACCCCCTCCCCTAACGGCCATACACGTCTTCAATGCGGGTGATGTCATCCTCGCCCAGATAACTGCCGGACTGCACTTCCACCAGCTCGAGCGGGATCATGCCGGGGTTTTCCAGGCGATGGACGGTGCCAAGCGAGATATAGGTGGACTCATCCTCCCCCAGCAGGAACACCTCGTCGCCCCGAGTGACCTGGGCCGTGCCCTTCACCACCACCCAATGCTCGGTACGGTGATGATGCATCTGCAATGACAACCGGCAACCCGGATTGACCACGATGCGCTTGACCTGAAAGCGATCAGCCCGGATCAGGCCCTCATAGCTACCCCAGGGCCGATGCACCTCACGATGTTCCACGGCCTCGGCCCGGCCATCGGCCTGCAGCCGCTGCACCACCGCCTTGACCTCATGTACCCGATCCCGCGGCGCCACCAACACCGAGTCCGCGGTCTCAACCACCACGTGATCCTTCAGCCCCACCGTCGCCACCAGCCGACTCTCAGCGCGGACGTAGCTGTTGTGACTGTCTTCGGCGATGACATCGCCCAGCAGGACATTACCCTGGCCATCGGCCGCACCCGCGCTCATCAGCGTTGACCACGATCCCAGATCACTCCAGCCGGCCTCCAGGGGCACCATGACCGCGGCGTCGGTCGGCTCCATGACTGCGTAGTCAATGGAATCACTCGGGCAATGCGCGAATCCGCCCTCGCCCAGACGAATGAAATCGAGATCCCGCTCGGCCTCGGCCATGGCCGCCTCACAACCCCGAAGAATATCCGGGGCATGCTGCTGCAGCGCTTCCAGATACCGCGACGCGCGCATCACAAACATCCCCGCGTTCCAGTAAAACCCGCCCGCTTCAAGAAACGCTTGCGCCCCCGCGTCATCGGGCTTTTCGACAAAACGCTGCACCTGGCGGGCCGTGGCCTGATTCGAGACCGGCTCGCCTGCCTCAATGTAGCCATAGCCGGTCTCCGGGCGGTCAGCCACCACGCCAAACGTGACAAGCCAACCGGCCTCGGCGGCCTGCACGGCCTCGCTGAGCGCGGTGCGCAACGCGGCCGGCGCCTCGACCAGGTGATCAGCGGGGAACACCGCGAGGATCGCATCCGGAGCATCCCGCATCGCCTGCAGCGCGGCCACGCCCACCGCCGGTGCGGTATTACGGCCCACCGGCTCGAGCAGGATCTGCGCGGCGCCCAAGGGGTTATCCCGTAATTGCTCGGCGACCAGGAAGCGATGCGCCTGATTACACACCACGATCGGGGCAGCCAGGTCTGGCATGCCCTCCAGGCGCTCCAGCGTCTGCTGCACCAGGGTGCGGCCACTGGCTGCCACATCCAAGAACTGCTTGGGATACGTCTCGCGGGACAGCGGCCAAAGGCGCGATCCCACCCCGCCGGAGAGGATGACTGGATGAACGCTCAAACCCGCGGCGGCCATTACTCTGTCGCCCCCGGATTGCCGGGAGCCTGCACCGGCCGGCCAATGGCGTAGTAGGCATAGCCCAGATCCGCCAAATAATCGGGGTCGTACAGGTTCCGGCCATCAAAGATGACGGGCGCGGCCAGGCGCTCGCGCATGGCCTCGAAGTCCGGGCTGCGAAAGAGATTCCACTCGGTCATGATGACCAGCGCGTCGGCGCCCTCAAGGGCCGCCTCGGGGCTGTCACATAACACCAGGCCCTCGCGCTCGCCATAAATGGCCCGGGTCTCTGCCATCGCTTTGGGATCAAAAGCGCGCACCGACGCGCCGGCCTCCCAGAGCGACTCCATCAATCGCCCCGCTGGTGCCTCGCGCATGTCATCGGTATTCGGCTTGAATGACAGGCCCCACACCGCAAAGCAGCGACCGCTCAAATGCCCCGCGAAATGCTCGCGGATGCGGTTGAATACGTAATGCTTCTGGCGGTCGTTGACCTCTTCCACGGCCTGCAGCAGCTGCGGGACGTAATCGACATCGTGGGCGGTGCGCGCCAGCGCCTGAACGTCCTTCGGGAAACACGAGCCACCGTACCCCGCTCCGGGGTAGATAAAGTGATAGCCAATGCGCGGGTCCGAGCCAATCCCAATACGCACCCGTTCGATATCCGCGCCGACGCGATCGGCGATGTTGGCCAGCTCGTTCATAAAACTGATTTTTGTCGCCAGCATGGCGTTGGCGGCGTATTTGGTCAGCTCCGCTGAGCGCACATCCATGCTGATCAACCGATCGTGGTTGCGGTTGAATGGGCTATAAAGACTGTGAAGCAGGTCCCGCGCCCGCGCATCATCACTGCCAATGATCACGCGCTCGGGCTTCATGAAGTCATCCACCGCCGCGCCTTCTTTCAGGAATTCCGGGTTGGAGACCACGGCGTAGTCCACTGTCACGCCGCGCGCGGCCAGACCGCGATCCACCGCCTCACGGACCCGGTCAGCCGTGCCCACCGGCACCGTCGACTTATCCACAATGACCTTGTAGTCGGTCATGTGCTCGGCAATCGAGCCCGCCACCGTCAGCACATGGCGCAGATCGGCCGAGCCATCCTCGTCCGGCGGTGTCCCCACCGCAATAAACTGCAACTGCCCGTGATGAACGCCGGCGGCCGTGTCGGTGGTAAAGCGCAATCGACCCGCTTCCCGGTTACGCACCACCACCCCTTCCAGGCCTGGCTCGTAAATGGGAATATCGCCGCGGTTCAGCCGATCGATCTTGCCCCCGTCAACATCAACGCAGACCACATCGTTGCCCACCTCGGCGAAGCAGGCCCCCGTCACCAGACCCACATAGCCCGTGCCAAAAATCGTGATCCGCATGCTGCGCTCCCCGGGGCCTTAGTCGGCCGTCACCGCCGCCTCCAGGGCGACTTTCATCATGTCCTGAAAGCTGTTCTGCCGTTCATCGGCGCTCGTCGAGGCGCCCGTGACGACGTGGTCACTCACAGTCAGCACGCTGACCGCGCGCTTGCCAGCCTCGGCGGCGGCGCCATAGAGCCCGGCCGCCTCCATTTCGACCGCCAGAATGCCATGGGCCTTCATCATCTCGAAGATCGCCGGCTTGGGGTTGTAGAACAACTCCGAGGAGAACACGTTGCCAATGCGCGGATTAAGCGCCGCTGTCCGGGCTGCCGTTACCGTCGCCTCGAGCAGGCCGTAATCGGCCATGGCGGCAAAGTCGTAGCCGCCAAACCGGGTGCGATTCACGCTGGAATCCGTCGACGCCCCCATCGCGATGATGATGTCGCGGACGGCCACATCCGGGCTCACGCCGCCGCACGTGCCAACCCGGATGATCTTCTCGACCTGGTACTGATTGAACAACTCGAAGGCGTAAATGGACATGGACGGAATCCCCATGCCCGACCCCATCACGGAAACGGCCTGGCCACGGTACTGCCCGGTAAACCCAAGCATATTGCGCGTGTTGGTGACTTCCTTCGCGTCTTCCAGATAATTCTCGGCGATCACCCGGGCCCGCAGCGGGTCGCCGGGCATGAGGACCGTATCGGCAAAATCACCGGGCTCGGCATTAATATGCGGGGTAGCCATGGGCAGGCGCTCCTTGTGCCGTTGGGACAATGGAATGTGGAGCGAACTTTACTGACCCCACCGCGTCATGACCAGCGTCCGGGGCCAGGCGGGGTGCAACCCCCGGCCGGTCAGGGCAGAATGCAACCTCAACAGGTAACGGATCGATCCATGCAGTCCGATCGCGCACTGGCGCTGTTTGATCTTGACGGCACGCTGACACGACGCGACACGCTGAGCGATCTGCTGGTACGGCAGTTCGGGGTGGGGCGCTGTCTGGCGGCGGGCGTGCGCCTGTCGCCGTGGCTGCTGGGGGTCCTGGTCGGCCGCGTCCACCGCGATACGGCGAAGGTCTATGTGCTACGGCATTTCTTTGCCAACATGCCGGCCACCGACTTCGAGGCTTTGGCCCGTCACTATGCGCTCAACCACCTCGAAAAACTGTTGCGCCCCAAGGCATGGGCGCAACTGGACTGGCATCGTCAGCAAGGCCATCGGGTGATCGTGATCTCGGCCTCCATCGCCGATTGGATTCGGCCCTGGACCGAGCGCCTGGGGATTGAGCTGCTGGCGACTGAGCTCGAGCGCCGCCACGGCCGCATCACGGGTGATCTTGCCGGCGAAAACTGCCGGGGCGAGGCCAAGGTCCGCCGTCTCAAAGAAATCCTGAACCCGGACGCCTACCAGCCGATCCATGCCTATGGCGACACCAGCGGCGACACCGCCATGCTGGCCCTCGCCGACCACCCGGTCTATCGGGGTCTACGCTAGCGATACGGAGCAGGACGGCCATGTCGAGCATTGATGAGCTGATCCACCAACGCGTCCCCGCCGATGAGCGGCCGGCGCTGCTGGCCTTCGCAGACCGTGGTGTCATCAAGGTAACCCGTCGCGAACTGGACAGCCGAATCGCGGCAACCGCTCATGCGCTGCAACAGGATGGCCTTGGCGAAGGCGATCGCGTTCTGCTGCT contains:
- a CDS encoding HAD-IB family hydrolase, producing MQSDRALALFDLDGTLTRRDTLSDLLVRQFGVGRCLAAGVRLSPWLLGVLVGRVHRDTAKVYVLRHFFANMPATDFEALARHYALNHLEKLLRPKAWAQLDWHRQQGHRVIVISASIADWIRPWTERLGIELLATELERRHGRITGDLAGENCRGEAKVRRLKEILNPDAYQPIHAYGDTSGDTAMLALADHPVYRGLR
- a CDS encoding UDP-glucose dehydrogenase family protein; the encoded protein is MRITIFGTGYVGLVTGACFAEVGNDVVCVDVDGGKIDRLNRGDIPIYEPGLEGVVVRNREAGRLRFTTDTAAGVHHGQLQFIAVGTPPDEDGSADLRHVLTVAGSIAEHMTDYKVIVDKSTVPVGTADRVREAVDRGLAARGVTVDYAVVSNPEFLKEGAAVDDFMKPERVIIGSDDARARDLLHSLYSPFNRNHDRLISMDVRSAELTKYAANAMLATKISFMNELANIADRVGADIERVRIGIGSDPRIGYHFIYPGAGYGGSCFPKDVQALARTAHDVDYVPQLLQAVEEVNDRQKHYVFNRIREHFAGHLSGRCFAVWGLSFKPNTDDMREAPAGRLMESLWEAGASVRAFDPKAMAETRAIYGEREGLVLCDSPEAALEGADALVIMTEWNLFRSPDFEAMRERLAAPVIFDGRNLYDPDYLADLGYAYYAIGRPVQAPGNPGATE
- a CDS encoding mannose-1-phosphate guanylyltransferase/mannose-6-phosphate isomerase, coding for MAAAGLSVHPVILSGGVGSRLWPLSRETYPKQFLDVAASGRTLVQQTLERLEGMPDLAAPIVVCNQAHRFLVAEQLRDNPLGAAQILLEPVGRNTAPAVGVAALQAMRDAPDAILAVFPADHLVEAPAALRTALSEAVQAAEAGWLVTFGVVADRPETGYGYIEAGEPVSNQATARQVQRFVEKPDDAGAQAFLEAGGFYWNAGMFVMRASRYLEALQQHAPDILRGCEAAMAEAERDLDFIRLGEGGFAHCPSDSIDYAVMEPTDAAVMVPLEAGWSDLGSWSTLMSAGAADGQGNVLLGDVIAEDSHNSYVRAESRLVATVGLKDHVVVETADSVLVAPRDRVHEVKAVVQRLQADGRAEAVEHREVHRPWGSYEGLIRADRFQVKRIVVNPGCRLSLQMHHHRTEHWVVVKGTAQVTRGDEVFLLGEDESTYISLGTVHRLENPGMIPLELVEVQSGSYLGEDDITRIEDVYGR
- the deoD gene encoding purine-nucleoside phosphorylase; its protein translation is MATPHINAEPGDFADTVLMPGDPLRARVIAENYLEDAKEVTNTRNMLGFTGQYRGQAVSVMGSGMGIPSMSIYAFELFNQYQVEKIIRVGTCGGVSPDVAVRDIIIAMGASTDSSVNRTRFGGYDFAAMADYGLLEATVTAARTAALNPRIGNVFSSELFYNPKPAIFEMMKAHGILAVEMEAAGLYGAAAEAGKRAVSVLTVSDHVVTGASTSADERQNSFQDMMKVALEAAVTAD